Proteins encoded together in one Pelagicoccus enzymogenes window:
- a CDS encoding peptidylprolyl isomerase codes for MIKKATLIFTLLIPLAFTTAQKLPKGARLANSIAAIAEDKIITVEEVRRELEPYLPSIQKDSGGDPMKFRQAIEKMEAEIIQNLTDNVLIVKQFYEDKGQIPASFVDNEIEETIITKFEGKRSLYLDYLKSIGKTPEEHRTMIKEEIIVNYMRSKMRKSASIVSPVRIEEFYKEYKQEFFQEEALHLRLIRLTKLADESDEVLKQTADEIYEKLEMGFAFDELAAKYSNDAKAKKGGDWGWVTRGSLIEELSGPAFALKEGEFSEPIFIKNNLFILYSEEHRPEGYLPLPEVRADIEDILITQMASEAEAKFLERLRRDGYVRRFN; via the coding sequence CGCCTCGCCAACAGCATCGCGGCCATCGCCGAGGACAAGATCATCACCGTCGAGGAAGTGCGACGCGAACTCGAACCCTACCTGCCCTCCATCCAAAAGGACTCCGGCGGCGACCCCATGAAATTCCGTCAGGCCATCGAGAAGATGGAGGCTGAGATTATCCAAAACCTCACCGACAACGTCCTCATCGTGAAGCAGTTCTACGAGGACAAGGGCCAAATCCCAGCCAGCTTCGTAGACAACGAAATCGAGGAAACCATCATCACCAAGTTCGAGGGCAAACGCTCCCTCTACTTGGACTACCTCAAGTCGATCGGCAAGACGCCGGAGGAGCACCGCACCATGATCAAGGAAGAGATCATTGTGAACTACATGCGCAGCAAGATGCGCAAGTCCGCTTCCATCGTCAGTCCGGTGCGCATCGAGGAATTCTACAAGGAGTACAAGCAGGAGTTCTTTCAAGAGGAAGCTCTCCACTTGCGACTCATCCGCCTAACGAAGCTTGCCGACGAGAGCGACGAGGTGCTCAAGCAAACCGCTGACGAAATTTACGAAAAGCTGGAAATGGGCTTCGCCTTCGACGAGCTCGCCGCAAAATACAGCAACGACGCCAAGGCGAAGAAAGGCGGCGACTGGGGCTGGGTCACGCGCGGCTCCTTGATCGAAGAACTCAGCGGTCCGGCCTTTGCCCTCAAGGAAGGCGAATTCAGCGAGCCGATCTTCATCAAGAACAACCTCTTCATCCTCTATTCCGAGGAACACCGCCCAGAAGGCTACCTTCCGCTCCCAGAGGTGCGCGCCGACATCGAGGACATCCTCATCACCCAAATGGCCAGCGAGGCCGAAGCCAAATTCCTCGAACGCCTACGCCGCGACGGCTACGTGCGCCGCTTCAACTAA